The Mesorhizobium opportunistum WSM2075 DNA window GCCTGACCGAAGCCGGCATGGGTTCGAAAGGCATCGTCGCCTCGTCCGCCGCGATGGGCATCCTCTTGCAGCAAGGCATCGGCGACACCATCCGCATCTCGCTGACACCGGAGCCGAATGGCGACCGCACGCGTGAGGTGCAGGTGTCGCAGGAGTTGCTGCAGACCATGGGCTTCCGGCAGTTCGTGCCGATCGTCGCCGCTTGCCCCGGCTGCGGCCGGACCACCTCCACCGTGTTCCAGGAACTCGCCCAGAACATCCAGGCGGACCTGCGCAAGAACATGCCGGTGTGGCGTGAAAAATATCCCGGTGTCGAGAACCTCAAGGTCGCGGTGATGGGCTGCATCGTCAACGGTCCGGGTGAATCCAAGCATGCCGATATCGGCATATCGCTGCCCGGCACCGGTGAAACGCCGACGGCTCCCGTCTTCGTCGACGGCAAGAAGGCGGCGACGCTGCGGGGGCCGTCGATCGCATCGGATTTCGAGAAAATGGTCGCCGACTATATCGAGCAGAGGTTCGGTCGCGGCGGCAAGGCCGCGGCAGAGTAGGGCAATGCAGCGTTTCCTCTGGGTGGCGCTGATTTCCCTGTGCGGGCTGGCCTGGTCGACGCTGGTTCAGGCCGACCCGCCGCAATCGGCCAAGCAAAGGCTGATCGACAAGGTCTGCAACCTGATCCAGGCCCATGCCGACCAGAACGGGCTGCCCCGGGATTTCTTCGCCCGGCTGATCTGGAAGGAAAGCAGGTTCGATCCCAACGCGGTCAGCCCCGTCGGCGCCGAAGGCATCGCCCAGTTCATGCCGGGCACCGCCAAGATGCGCGGGCTCGCCAATTCCTTCGACATCAACCAGGCGATCCCGGCGTCGGCGAAGTACCTGGCCGAAATGAAAGTCAGCTACGGCAATCTCGGCCTGGCGGCGGCCGCCTACAATGCCGGCGAAAGCCGGGTGTCGCGCTGGCTGGGTTCAGGCGGCTTCCTGCCGATGGAGACCGAGAGCTATGTCTTCGACGTCATGGGCGAGCCGGTCGACAAGTTCACCGACCGCGCCTATGCCGGCAAGATCGCGCCTCTCGACGCAAAGACGGATTTTGCCGCCGCCTGCCGCAAGCTGCCGGTGATCATGTCGAGGACCGTGGCGATGGCCTCGATCAACGTCAAGCCGTGGGGCGTCCAGGTGGCGGGCAATTTCCGCCGCAGCGCGGCGATCGGCCAGTGGCTGCGGGTGAGAGGCCGTTTCCCGGCCCTGCTCAGCGGCCATGATCCGGTGGTGAGCCGGGTGCGCACGCCGATCGGCCGGCGCGGCATCTATGCCGTCAGGATCGGGGTGAATGACCGCGCCGATGCCAATGTCATCTGCCAGAAACTGCAGAGCGTCGGCGGAGCCTGCGTGGTGGTGCGCAACCGATAGCCGACAGGACTGAAGGAGGCGGTTGAAATTGCCAGCCAGGATCGTTCTGCTCAACGGCGTCGGCAGTGCCGGCAAATCCTCGATCGCCAGGGCGCTGCAGCAGATCACTGCCGAACCATTCCTGCATGTCCAGATGGACAGTTTCGTCGCGATGCTGCCCGATGCCTTGCAGGACCATGCCGATGGCTTTTCCTATGAAACCATCCGGCAGGAGGGCAAGCCTTCGGTCGTGATCAGGACTGGACCGATCGGTGCGCGGACCCTGCGCGGCATGCGCCATGCCGTTGCCGCCATGGCCGGGCAAGGCAACAACCTCATCGTCGACGACGTGCTGTGCAACGGCGAAATATCGGAATATGTCGAACTGCTGTCGGCCTTCGATCTCCATCGGGTCGGTGTCATGGCGCCACTGGACGTTCTGGAAGCCCGCGAAGCCCAGCGGGCCGACCGGCTGCCCGGCCTGGCACGTTGGCAATATGGACGTGTGCACAAGGGAATACGCTACGACCTCGAAGTCGACACCAGCGTGCTGACGCCGCTGGAATGCGCCCGTCGCATCCAGCAACAATTTCGACTATAGGCGGCGATCGATTGGCCGGGCTTGCCCTGCCTCAAACAGGACTGGGGCAGCCACATGTTCGACGCCTACATTATCTGCGGCACGCCGAGAACCGGCAGCACTCTGCTGTGCAAGCTGCTGGCCTCCACCGGGGCATCAGGCGATCCTCACTCCTTCTACCGGCGGCAGGATGTGACGGAGTGGGCGCAGGAGTGGAAACTGCCGGCCCGCGAGACGATGGGTGAACTCGAATTCGACACTGCCTATCTCGATGCGGCAATCGCTGCAGGGAAGGGCGGGACAGATATCTTCGGCCTGCGCCTGATGCGCGAAAACCTGGATGAACTTTCGGCGATCCTCAACCGGATTTTTCCGGGGCTTGCGGCGGACACAGCGCGTTTCGAAAAGGCCTTTGGCCATGTCCTCTACATACACCTGTCGCGCGAGGACAAGCTGGCGCAGGCTGTCTCGCTGGTCAAGGCGCAGCAGACCGGCCTTTGGCATGTCGCGCCCGACGGAACCGAGATCGAGAGGGTCGGAGTTCCCGGGCAAGCTCGGTATGATTTCCAGCGGATCAAGGGCGAGCTCACCGAGCTTGAAGCGTATGACGCGGCCTGGAACACATGGTTCGCAAAACAGGGCGTCACCCCATTGCGGATAGGCTATGAGCGCCTTTCCGCCGATCCGGCCGCGGCATTGCTAACCATCTGCGAAGCCCTGGGCGTTCAAGCGCCTGACGCCGAGGCGGTGCGGCCAGGCGTCGCAAAGCTCTCCGACGAGACGAGCCTGGACTGGATGCGCCGCTTTCACGTGGACGCAGCCGTCTAAGGCGTCGATGCAGGGTGCTCAGGCCGTCTTGGCCACCACCGTCTCACTCAGCCATGTGCCGATCTTGGCGCCGAGGCGATCGGGTGAAACCGGCTTGGGCAGATAGTCGTCCATGCCGGCCTCGATGCATTTGTCCCGGTCGCCCTTCAGCGCATGCGCGGTGACGCCGATGATCGGGATGTGGCCGCCCGAAGAGGTCTCGATCGCCCGGATGGCGCGGGTCGCTTCGTAGCCGTTCATCTCGGGCATCGAGACATCCATCAGGATCAGCCTGGGACGCAGCGACCGGTACATCTCGACCGCCGTGCGGCCATTGCCGGCGATGCGGTAGCTCAGGCCCAGGCCGTTGAGGATCTGGCCGAACACAAGCTGGTTCACGTCATTGTCCTCGGCAATGAGGATGTCGATCGGCCCGTTCGGCGTGGCGGTCGATT harbors:
- a CDS encoding lytic transglycosylase domain-containing protein — protein: MQRFLWVALISLCGLAWSTLVQADPPQSAKQRLIDKVCNLIQAHADQNGLPRDFFARLIWKESRFDPNAVSPVGAEGIAQFMPGTAKMRGLANSFDINQAIPASAKYLAEMKVSYGNLGLAAAAYNAGESRVSRWLGSGGFLPMETESYVFDVMGEPVDKFTDRAYAGKIAPLDAKTDFAAACRKLPVIMSRTVAMASINVKPWGVQVAGNFRRSAAIGQWLRVRGRFPALLSGHDPVVSRVRTPIGRRGIYAVRIGVNDRADANVICQKLQSVGGACVVVRNR
- a CDS encoding chloramphenicol phosphotransferase CPT family protein, with the protein product MPARIVLLNGVGSAGKSSIARALQQITAEPFLHVQMDSFVAMLPDALQDHADGFSYETIRQEGKPSVVIRTGPIGARTLRGMRHAVAAMAGQGNNLIVDDVLCNGEISEYVELLSAFDLHRVGVMAPLDVLEAREAQRADRLPGLARWQYGRVHKGIRYDLEVDTSVLTPLECARRIQQQFRL
- a CDS encoding Stf0 family sulfotransferase, whose translation is MFDAYIICGTPRTGSTLLCKLLASTGASGDPHSFYRRQDVTEWAQEWKLPARETMGELEFDTAYLDAAIAAGKGGTDIFGLRLMRENLDELSAILNRIFPGLAADTARFEKAFGHVLYIHLSREDKLAQAVSLVKAQQTGLWHVAPDGTEIERVGVPGQARYDFQRIKGELTELEAYDAAWNTWFAKQGVTPLRIGYERLSADPAAALLTICEALGVQAPDAEAVRPGVAKLSDETSLDWMRRFHVDAAV